Proteins encoded within one genomic window of Neodiprion fabricii isolate iyNeoFabr1 chromosome 6, iyNeoFabr1.1, whole genome shotgun sequence:
- the LOC124185371 gene encoding polyamine-transporting ATPase 13A3 isoform X3, which translates to MDIMDGTRGNGLLHLKNGVDYINAGEEDQMEIYGYKRNHLWTSITWIFIICTAGLLRLFFHWIPHLMLLATHSKCSLEEAEAVLLVEKFQGKHTSRYVKKLITISAEEVSRLSKDGESLIGKDTFPEDDFLTEVEEDRGPLTLSVHLSGGQFKDFKSILTFSCKKLTYVWDTDRCEFLKLKGLDEGVLTSTLHQMRGLTAQDQFMRRFVYGSNEIVIPVKSILTLLCLEVLNPFYIFQLFSFCLWIADEYLYYAMAILTMSSFGIIIAVIQTRRNQHNLRSTVHASDVATVIRDPSSGKTATVQTEHLVPGDVLVIPSHGCIMPCDAVLLTGNCILNESMLTGESVPVTKTPIPASSELLYDTKEHARHTLYCGTQVIQTRYFGTEKVIAVVIRTGFNTSKGGLVRSIMYPPPVDFKFEQDSYKFVILLACIASIGFVYTIISKVLQGISGHRIALEALDLITIVVPPALPAAMTVGRLVAQNRLQNKKIYCTSPRAINVSGSIDCVCFDKTGTLTEDGLDMWGVVPISNKMFQSPVKDISTLELDEVLVGMVTCHSITLIDRQLSGDPLDLKMFESTGWTLEEPDVSDTSKFSMLFPTVVRPPKGSKFAGVNCNDLTISPERQNSKRSAMNDQMTDTTSNLEDTLSESTMQLSEQSLEIGIVRQFPFTSSLQRMSVITRTLGANHFDLYCKGSPEMIFSLSKPESIPSNFATVLQEYTSEGYRVIALAHKSLNRLSYAKVQRISRESAETDLNFLAFVILENRLKPGTSPVIKLLNEACIKTVMVTGDNMLTALSVARDCGIVKHHVTVIAVAAITQQNLTKPQIYFTQSNSQCSPTSPMGNDISEMTDLNSVASLETVENGSTQGNHTGNQINYLSDDLHISTNKYVFSLTGKTWSMVKQHHPELIPKLATRGAIFARMSPDQKQQLVQELQALGYYVAMVGDGANDCGALKAAHTGISLSDTESSVASPFTSRDTDISCLLSVIREGRAALSTSFGIFKYMAAYSLTQFVSVMLLYNIRSNLTDIEFLYIDLFVISIFAFFFGRTEAYDGPLAKTAPLTSLISTSPILSLIFQILIVIIFQFMSLFHLGQQDCYKTCIENLEENATEEEEVGCFENYTIFIISSMQYIILAVAFSKGRPYRKPIWTNWGLLSSFILMSLFSIYMALNPFEWLADQFELVLPPDMGFRYVLLGYGLANFVLSMVVEYFVVEYIIFGKLRYRWHDVYKSKKRYLAIERDMASNHKWPPISQEPLPEAAPDILIRQNLTEIKIENITETHPTSDFINSNVIQETNSDFKRFGSAREVTLNPRSLFSDRRTAVSMQTVPNFDDGREIDREVRYTPSSCKLELPAKRRHNSESENGIYPYEKSYRNYNTNPIATLPRHPPSQQVAPSDEFKSVMVHKSEESNFRSATQSVLELDILPS; encoded by the exons ATGGATATTATGGACG GTACTCGAGGCAATGGCCTTCTTCATCTTAAGAATGGCGTTGACTATATCAACGCGGGCGAAGAGGACCAAATGGAAATTTATGG ATACAAAAGGAATCACTTATGGACATCGATCACATGGATATTTATCATCTGCACAGCGGGTCTGTTACGCTTATTCTTTCACTGGATACCGCATTTGATGTTACTTGCCACACATTCGAAATGCTCATTGGAAGAAGCAGAGGCAGTACTTTTGGTAGAAAAGTTCCAAGGAAAACATACCAGTCGCTACGTGAAGAAATTGATTACCATCAGCGCAGAGGAAGTCTC AAGACTGTCCAAAGATGGAGAATCATTAATTGGCAAGGACACATTTCCAGAGGATGATTTCTTGACTGAAGTCGAAGAAGATCGAGGTCCGCTTACTTTATCAGTTCATTTAAGCGGTGGTCAGTTTAAAG atTTCAAATCTATCCTAACATTTTCCTGCAAGAAACTCACTTACGTTTGGGACACGGACAggtgtgaatttttaaaattgaaaggTTTGGACGAAGGGGTTCTGACCTCAACGCTTCACCAAATGCGAGGATTGACAGCACAGGATCAATTTATGCG GCGTTTCGTTTACGGGAGCAATGAAATTGTTATCCCGGTTAAAAGTATACTGACACTTCTCTGCTTGGAAGTTTTGAATCCTTtctatatatttcaattattcagcTTCTGTCTTTGGATTGCCGACGAATATCTGTACTACGCTATGGCTATTCTGACTATGTCGAGTTTCGGCATTATTATAGCGGTGATTCAAACAAGGAGG AACCAGCACAACTTGAGGTCTACGGTTCACGCATCTGATGTGGCAACGGTTATTCGCGACCCATCGAGTGGAAAAACTGCGACCGTACAAACGGAACATTTGGTACCTGGTGATGTGCTCGTGATTCCATCTCACGGATGCATTATGCCTTGCGACGCTGTCCTGTTGACAGGGAATTGTATCTTAAACGAATCGATGTTAACCGGGGAATCAGTACCGGTAACAAAAACGCCTATTCCCGCTTCAAGTGAGCTTTTGTACGACACAAAAGAACACGCGAGGCACACGTTGTACTGTGGAACGCAGGTAATTCAGACAAGGTACTTCGGTACGGAAAAAGTAATCGCTGTTGTAATCAGGACCGGATTTAATACTAGCAAGGGTGGGCTAGTGCGATCTATAATGTATCCACCACCGGTTGACTTTAAATTTGAGCAGGACTCCTACAAGTTTGTAATACTCTTAGCTTGCATCGCTAGCATTGGTTTCGTATATACAATTATCTCTAAAGTGCTCCAAGGTATTTCCGGACACCGAATAGCATTGGAAGCACTTGACTTGATCACTATTGTGGTACCACCAGCTCTTCCGGCTGCTATGACGGTTGGACGACTCGTCGCTCAGAACAGGCTGCAAAATAAGAAGATTTATTGCACCAGTCCAAGAGCTATCAATGTCTCGGGTTCAATCGACTGCGTATGCTTTGACAAAACGGGAACGTTAACCGAAGACGGATTGGATATGTGGGGGGTCGTTCCCATATCaaacaaaatgtttcaaaGTCCAGTCAAAGACATATCTACTCTTGAATTAGACGAAGTACTCGTTGGTATGGTCACCTGTCACAGTATTACATTAATCGACCGTCAGTTGTCCGGAGACCCCCTGGATCTCAAGATGTTTGAATCGACGGGTTGGACACTGGAAGAGCCAGACGTTTCTGATACTTCCAAGTTCTCTATGCTCTTTCCAACTGTCGTCAGGCCACCAAAAGGGTCAAAGTTCGCCGGAGTTAATTGTAACGATCTCACGATATCGCCGGAACGTCAGAATTCCAAAAGATCAGCCATGAACGACCAGATGACAGACACAACTAGCAATCTTGAGGATACCCTTAGTGAGTCGACGATGCAGCTGAGTGAACAGTCTCTTGAAATCGGTATTGTCAGGCAGTTCCCATTTACATCGAGTTTGCAGCGAATGAGCGTTATCACGAGAACGTTGGGAGCCAATCACTTTGACCTGTACTGCAAAGGAAGCCCTGAGATGATTTTTAGCTTGTCCAAGCCCGAATCAA TTCCATCAAATTTTGCGACCGTTCTGCAAGAATACACTTCCGAAGGATACAGGGTAATTGCCCTGGCTCATAAATCGTTGAATAGATTGTCTTACGCTAAAGTACAGCGGATAAGTAGAGAGTCAGCGGAAACGGATTTAAACTTCTTGGCTTTCGTGATATTAGAGAACCGACTGAAGCCTGGTACTTCGCCAGTTATCAAATTGTTGAACGAAGCCTGTATCAAAACAGTGATGGTGACGGGGGACAACATGCTAACTGCCTTGTCGGTAGCCAGGGATTGTGGAATTGTGAAACATCACGTCACTGTAATTGCCGTGGCTGCAATTACGCAGCAAAACCTCACGAAGCCGCAGATTTATTTTACTCAAAGTAATAGTCAGTGTAGTCCAACATCGCCTATGGGAAATGACATAAGTGAAATGACCGATTTAAACAGCGTAGCCAGTTTGGAGACCGTGGAAAATGGATCCACACAAGGCAATCACACCGGCAATCAAATCAACTATTTGTCAGACGA TTTGCACATTTCTACAAACAAATACGTATTCTCATTGACGGGAAAGACTTGGTCAATGGTTAAGCAGCATCATCCGGAATTGATACCAAAGTTAGCTACACGGGGAGCCATCTTTGCGAGAATGTCACCGGACCAGAAACAACAACTCGTACAAGAGCTACAAGCATTGGGATATTACGTCG CGATGGTCGGAGACGGTGCCAACGACTGCGGTGCTTTGAAGGCAGCGCACACCGGcatctcattgtcagacacGGAATCATCTGTAGCTTCACCGTTCACGAGCCGTGACACGGACATATCATGTCTACTCTCCGTCATCAGAGAAGGACGAGCAGCGCTATCTACTTCCTTTGGAATCTTCAAGTACATGGCGGCTTATTCTCTCACACAATTCGTTTCAGTTATGCTGCTCTACAATATCAGGTCGAACCTCACGGACATAGAGTTTCTCTACATCGATCTCTTCGTTATATCAATATTTGCCTTCTTCTTTGGTCGGACCGAAGCCTACGATGGTCCTCTGGCAAAAACAGCACCTCTAACAAGTCTCATCAGCACATCCCCGATTCTCAGCTTGATATTTCAGATCTTAATCGTGATAATATTCCAATTTATGAGCCTTTTCCACCTGGGCCAACAGGATTGCTACAAGACTTGTATTGAGAATCTCGAAGAAAACGCAACAGAAGAAGAGGAGGTTGGATGCTTCGAAAATTATACCATATTCATAATCAGTTCGATGCAGTACATCATCTTAGCCGTTGCATTTTCGAAGGGTCGACCTTACAGAAAGCCGATATGGACGAACTGGGGTCTCCTCTCTTCTTTCATACTTATGTCACTTTTCTCAATCTACATGGCACTGAACCCCTTTGAGTGGCTCGCGGACCAGTTCGAATTGGTGTTGCCACCGGATATGGGCTTCAGGTACGTCTTGCTTGGTTACGGGCTGGCCAATTTCGTTTTGTCAATGGTCGTCGAGTACTTCGTAGTCGAGTACATAATATTTGGAAAACTGAGATACCGCTGGCACGATGTTTACAAGTCGAAGAAACGGTATCTTGCAATAGAGCGGGACATGGCCTCGAATCACAAGTGGCCACCGATATCGCAAGAGCCTTTGCCAGAAGCAGCACCGGACATATTGATTCGTCAGAATTTAACGGAAATCAAAATCGAGAATATCACCGAGACTCATCCGACCAGTGATTTTATCAACTCGAACGTCATTCAAGAAACGAATTctgatttcaagcgatttgGTTCTGCTAGAGAAGTCACGTTGAATCCAAGGTCGTTGTTTAGCGATCGGCGAACAGCGGTTTCCATGCAAACTGTTCCCAATTTTGACGATGGCAGAGAGATCGACAGGGAAGTTCGCTATACGCCGAGTTCCTGCAAGCTGGAACTTCCTGCAAAGAGGAGGCACAATTCCGAATCAGAGAACGGCATTTATCCATACGAGAAATCGTACCGAAATTATAACACAAACCCAATAGCAACATTGCCAAGACATCCACCTAGCCAGCAAGTCGCACCATCGGATGAGTTTAAAAGCGTAATGGTGCATAAAAGCGAGGAAAGCAACTTCCGAAGTGCCACTCAAAGTGTTCTCGAGTTGGACATTTTGCCGTCCTGA
- the LOC124185371 gene encoding polyamine-transporting ATPase 13A3 isoform X1, whose amino-acid sequence MPSTPNKLNLSFARNAYSVFGNRNANPSTEQQHEQKTELLEGTRGNGLLHLKNGVDYINAGEEDQMEIYGYKRNHLWTSITWIFIICTAGLLRLFFHWIPHLMLLATHSKCSLEEAEAVLLVEKFQGKHTSRYVKKLITISAEEVSRLSKDGESLIGKDTFPEDDFLTEVEEDRGPLTLSVHLSGGQFKDFKSILTFSCKKLTYVWDTDRCEFLKLKGLDEGVLTSTLHQMRGLTAQDQFMRRFVYGSNEIVIPVKSILTLLCLEVLNPFYIFQLFSFCLWIADEYLYYAMAILTMSSFGIIIAVIQTRRNQHNLRSTVHASDVATVIRDPSSGKTATVQTEHLVPGDVLVIPSHGCIMPCDAVLLTGNCILNESMLTGESVPVTKTPIPASSELLYDTKEHARHTLYCGTQVIQTRYFGTEKVIAVVIRTGFNTSKGGLVRSIMYPPPVDFKFEQDSYKFVILLACIASIGFVYTIISKVLQGISGHRIALEALDLITIVVPPALPAAMTVGRLVAQNRLQNKKIYCTSPRAINVSGSIDCVCFDKTGTLTEDGLDMWGVVPISNKMFQSPVKDISTLELDEVLVGMVTCHSITLIDRQLSGDPLDLKMFESTGWTLEEPDVSDTSKFSMLFPTVVRPPKGSKFAGVNCNDLTISPERQNSKRSAMNDQMTDTTSNLEDTLSESTMQLSEQSLEIGIVRQFPFTSSLQRMSVITRTLGANHFDLYCKGSPEMIFSLSKPESIPSNFATVLQEYTSEGYRVIALAHKSLNRLSYAKVQRISRESAETDLNFLAFVILENRLKPGTSPVIKLLNEACIKTVMVTGDNMLTALSVARDCGIVKHHVTVIAVAAITQQNLTKPQIYFTQSNSQCSPTSPMGNDISEMTDLNSVASLETVENGSTQGNHTGNQINYLSDDLHISTNKYVFSLTGKTWSMVKQHHPELIPKLATRGAIFARMSPDQKQQLVQELQALGYYVAMVGDGANDCGALKAAHTGISLSDTESSVASPFTSRDTDISCLLSVIREGRAALSTSFGIFKYMAAYSLTQFVSVMLLYNIRSNLTDIEFLYIDLFVISIFAFFFGRTEAYDGPLAKTAPLTSLISTSPILSLIFQILIVIIFQFMSLFHLGQQDCYKTCIENLEENATEEEEVGCFENYTIFIISSMQYIILAVAFSKGRPYRKPIWTNWGLLSSFILMSLFSIYMALNPFEWLADQFELVLPPDMGFRYVLLGYGLANFVLSMVVEYFVVEYIIFGKLRYRWHDVYKSKKRYLAIERDMASNHKWPPISQEPLPEAAPDILIRQNLTEIKIENITETHPTSDFINSNVIQETNSDFKRFGSAREVTLNPRSLFSDRRTAVSMQTVPNFDDGREIDREVRYTPSSCKLELPAKRRHNSESENGIYPYEKSYRNYNTNPIATLPRHPPSQQVAPSDEFKSVMVHKSEESNFRSATQSVLELDILPS is encoded by the exons ATGCCAAGCACACCGAACAAGTTGAATCTGAGCTTTGCTCGAAATGCTTATAGTGTTTTTGGTAACCGCAACGCCAACCCATCCACCGAACAGCAACATGAACAGAAAACAGAACTGTTAGAGG GTACTCGAGGCAATGGCCTTCTTCATCTTAAGAATGGCGTTGACTATATCAACGCGGGCGAAGAGGACCAAATGGAAATTTATGG ATACAAAAGGAATCACTTATGGACATCGATCACATGGATATTTATCATCTGCACAGCGGGTCTGTTACGCTTATTCTTTCACTGGATACCGCATTTGATGTTACTTGCCACACATTCGAAATGCTCATTGGAAGAAGCAGAGGCAGTACTTTTGGTAGAAAAGTTCCAAGGAAAACATACCAGTCGCTACGTGAAGAAATTGATTACCATCAGCGCAGAGGAAGTCTC AAGACTGTCCAAAGATGGAGAATCATTAATTGGCAAGGACACATTTCCAGAGGATGATTTCTTGACTGAAGTCGAAGAAGATCGAGGTCCGCTTACTTTATCAGTTCATTTAAGCGGTGGTCAGTTTAAAG atTTCAAATCTATCCTAACATTTTCCTGCAAGAAACTCACTTACGTTTGGGACACGGACAggtgtgaatttttaaaattgaaaggTTTGGACGAAGGGGTTCTGACCTCAACGCTTCACCAAATGCGAGGATTGACAGCACAGGATCAATTTATGCG GCGTTTCGTTTACGGGAGCAATGAAATTGTTATCCCGGTTAAAAGTATACTGACACTTCTCTGCTTGGAAGTTTTGAATCCTTtctatatatttcaattattcagcTTCTGTCTTTGGATTGCCGACGAATATCTGTACTACGCTATGGCTATTCTGACTATGTCGAGTTTCGGCATTATTATAGCGGTGATTCAAACAAGGAGG AACCAGCACAACTTGAGGTCTACGGTTCACGCATCTGATGTGGCAACGGTTATTCGCGACCCATCGAGTGGAAAAACTGCGACCGTACAAACGGAACATTTGGTACCTGGTGATGTGCTCGTGATTCCATCTCACGGATGCATTATGCCTTGCGACGCTGTCCTGTTGACAGGGAATTGTATCTTAAACGAATCGATGTTAACCGGGGAATCAGTACCGGTAACAAAAACGCCTATTCCCGCTTCAAGTGAGCTTTTGTACGACACAAAAGAACACGCGAGGCACACGTTGTACTGTGGAACGCAGGTAATTCAGACAAGGTACTTCGGTACGGAAAAAGTAATCGCTGTTGTAATCAGGACCGGATTTAATACTAGCAAGGGTGGGCTAGTGCGATCTATAATGTATCCACCACCGGTTGACTTTAAATTTGAGCAGGACTCCTACAAGTTTGTAATACTCTTAGCTTGCATCGCTAGCATTGGTTTCGTATATACAATTATCTCTAAAGTGCTCCAAGGTATTTCCGGACACCGAATAGCATTGGAAGCACTTGACTTGATCACTATTGTGGTACCACCAGCTCTTCCGGCTGCTATGACGGTTGGACGACTCGTCGCTCAGAACAGGCTGCAAAATAAGAAGATTTATTGCACCAGTCCAAGAGCTATCAATGTCTCGGGTTCAATCGACTGCGTATGCTTTGACAAAACGGGAACGTTAACCGAAGACGGATTGGATATGTGGGGGGTCGTTCCCATATCaaacaaaatgtttcaaaGTCCAGTCAAAGACATATCTACTCTTGAATTAGACGAAGTACTCGTTGGTATGGTCACCTGTCACAGTATTACATTAATCGACCGTCAGTTGTCCGGAGACCCCCTGGATCTCAAGATGTTTGAATCGACGGGTTGGACACTGGAAGAGCCAGACGTTTCTGATACTTCCAAGTTCTCTATGCTCTTTCCAACTGTCGTCAGGCCACCAAAAGGGTCAAAGTTCGCCGGAGTTAATTGTAACGATCTCACGATATCGCCGGAACGTCAGAATTCCAAAAGATCAGCCATGAACGACCAGATGACAGACACAACTAGCAATCTTGAGGATACCCTTAGTGAGTCGACGATGCAGCTGAGTGAACAGTCTCTTGAAATCGGTATTGTCAGGCAGTTCCCATTTACATCGAGTTTGCAGCGAATGAGCGTTATCACGAGAACGTTGGGAGCCAATCACTTTGACCTGTACTGCAAAGGAAGCCCTGAGATGATTTTTAGCTTGTCCAAGCCCGAATCAA TTCCATCAAATTTTGCGACCGTTCTGCAAGAATACACTTCCGAAGGATACAGGGTAATTGCCCTGGCTCATAAATCGTTGAATAGATTGTCTTACGCTAAAGTACAGCGGATAAGTAGAGAGTCAGCGGAAACGGATTTAAACTTCTTGGCTTTCGTGATATTAGAGAACCGACTGAAGCCTGGTACTTCGCCAGTTATCAAATTGTTGAACGAAGCCTGTATCAAAACAGTGATGGTGACGGGGGACAACATGCTAACTGCCTTGTCGGTAGCCAGGGATTGTGGAATTGTGAAACATCACGTCACTGTAATTGCCGTGGCTGCAATTACGCAGCAAAACCTCACGAAGCCGCAGATTTATTTTACTCAAAGTAATAGTCAGTGTAGTCCAACATCGCCTATGGGAAATGACATAAGTGAAATGACCGATTTAAACAGCGTAGCCAGTTTGGAGACCGTGGAAAATGGATCCACACAAGGCAATCACACCGGCAATCAAATCAACTATTTGTCAGACGA TTTGCACATTTCTACAAACAAATACGTATTCTCATTGACGGGAAAGACTTGGTCAATGGTTAAGCAGCATCATCCGGAATTGATACCAAAGTTAGCTACACGGGGAGCCATCTTTGCGAGAATGTCACCGGACCAGAAACAACAACTCGTACAAGAGCTACAAGCATTGGGATATTACGTCG CGATGGTCGGAGACGGTGCCAACGACTGCGGTGCTTTGAAGGCAGCGCACACCGGcatctcattgtcagacacGGAATCATCTGTAGCTTCACCGTTCACGAGCCGTGACACGGACATATCATGTCTACTCTCCGTCATCAGAGAAGGACGAGCAGCGCTATCTACTTCCTTTGGAATCTTCAAGTACATGGCGGCTTATTCTCTCACACAATTCGTTTCAGTTATGCTGCTCTACAATATCAGGTCGAACCTCACGGACATAGAGTTTCTCTACATCGATCTCTTCGTTATATCAATATTTGCCTTCTTCTTTGGTCGGACCGAAGCCTACGATGGTCCTCTGGCAAAAACAGCACCTCTAACAAGTCTCATCAGCACATCCCCGATTCTCAGCTTGATATTTCAGATCTTAATCGTGATAATATTCCAATTTATGAGCCTTTTCCACCTGGGCCAACAGGATTGCTACAAGACTTGTATTGAGAATCTCGAAGAAAACGCAACAGAAGAAGAGGAGGTTGGATGCTTCGAAAATTATACCATATTCATAATCAGTTCGATGCAGTACATCATCTTAGCCGTTGCATTTTCGAAGGGTCGACCTTACAGAAAGCCGATATGGACGAACTGGGGTCTCCTCTCTTCTTTCATACTTATGTCACTTTTCTCAATCTACATGGCACTGAACCCCTTTGAGTGGCTCGCGGACCAGTTCGAATTGGTGTTGCCACCGGATATGGGCTTCAGGTACGTCTTGCTTGGTTACGGGCTGGCCAATTTCGTTTTGTCAATGGTCGTCGAGTACTTCGTAGTCGAGTACATAATATTTGGAAAACTGAGATACCGCTGGCACGATGTTTACAAGTCGAAGAAACGGTATCTTGCAATAGAGCGGGACATGGCCTCGAATCACAAGTGGCCACCGATATCGCAAGAGCCTTTGCCAGAAGCAGCACCGGACATATTGATTCGTCAGAATTTAACGGAAATCAAAATCGAGAATATCACCGAGACTCATCCGACCAGTGATTTTATCAACTCGAACGTCATTCAAGAAACGAATTctgatttcaagcgatttgGTTCTGCTAGAGAAGTCACGTTGAATCCAAGGTCGTTGTTTAGCGATCGGCGAACAGCGGTTTCCATGCAAACTGTTCCCAATTTTGACGATGGCAGAGAGATCGACAGGGAAGTTCGCTATACGCCGAGTTCCTGCAAGCTGGAACTTCCTGCAAAGAGGAGGCACAATTCCGAATCAGAGAACGGCATTTATCCATACGAGAAATCGTACCGAAATTATAACACAAACCCAATAGCAACATTGCCAAGACATCCACCTAGCCAGCAAGTCGCACCATCGGATGAGTTTAAAAGCGTAATGGTGCATAAAAGCGAGGAAAGCAACTTCCGAAGTGCCACTCAAAGTGTTCTCGAGTTGGACATTTTGCCGTCCTGA